The following nucleotide sequence is from Gemmatimonadota bacterium.
ATTCTATTCTCTGCCAGAGAGACGAGATCGCTTTGTGGATAATCTTCGATAAACCGCGCAAATTCTCGAATTGCCTTGTGCGTTTCATCCTGATCGTGGTGAATATCGCGCGCATCCTGATAATAACACTCGCCAATCTGGAATCGAGCTTCGGCGGCATAGGGACTCACGGGATATTCATTGAGCAGGCGTTCGTATTCAAAAATAGCCGTCACATAATCTTTTTGACACTGATAAGCTTTGCCCAACCCAAATTGCGCCTCATCTGACAAATGAGACCCGGGAAAATCCGATAGCATATTTCTAAACAATAACTCGGCGTCGTAGCACTTCTTATTTGTCAGTGCATCTTGCGCGTCTTTGTAATAAACCTCTGGACTCAATCGCCTGTATTTTTTCTGTGCACACCCCACACTCAACGCGATCAGACACGCACAACAGATATGTAAAAATCGTCTCATAATCCGCCAATCTGCATGATCCTAAAGAACTATTGACATACCACCCTGTCTGATAAACGATGCAGATTCTGTAATGTTCCCCAGTTTATAGAACAAAAAAGGGCGCGTTTTTTTCGCGCTTGATTTCAAACTCCCAAAAAGTATAAGACTTTCAGAAAATAAGCAAACCCATCTGTCAAGTCAAGAATACCGACTTGATAAAAAACATATAATCCCAACCTCTTGACTTACACAAGAGATTTTCGCATGAATGTTGTAAGTGCCTGAACAAAAAGCCAATAGGTTCTCTATGCCTCACGTCCTCGTCATCGGCAGTTCCAATACCGATCTGGTTATTCGCGCCAACAAGTTGCCCTCGCCGGGTGAAACAGTACTCGGCGGCGCGTTCTTTACCGCTGCAGGCGGCAAAGGCGCCAACCAGGCCGTTGCCGCAGCCCGCGCAGGGGCGCAGGTCACATTTATAGCGCGCCTGGGGTGTGATGATTTTGGTGCGCAAGCTCTATCGGCCTTTCAACGCGAGATGATCGACACCCAATGGATTGTATCCGATCCCCATCTGCCTTCAGGCGTTGCTTTTATCCTCGTGGATGATCGTGGTGAAAACAGCATTGCGGTCGCTTCAGGCG
It contains:
- the bamD gene encoding outer membrane protein assembly factor BamD, with translation MRRFLHICCACLIALSVGCAQKKYRRLSPEVYYKDAQDALTNKKCYDAELLFRNMLSDFPGSHLSDEAQFGLGKAYQCQKDYVTAIFEYERLLNEYPVSPYAAEARFQIGECYYQDARDIHHDQDETHKAIREFARFIEDYPQSDLVSLAENRINALRNQLARKDIMIAYDYILWKYYSSAKLYAEGILREYPNTEAALEARFIIAQVNFRTGALDEALNDLTLLIGRDLPEKLKKKVIEDMEKIKKAQSN